Proteins encoded in a region of the Suricata suricatta isolate VVHF042 chromosome 10, meerkat_22Aug2017_6uvM2_HiC, whole genome shotgun sequence genome:
- the PYROXD1 gene encoding pyridine nucleotide-disulfide oxidoreductase domain-containing protein 1 isoform X3: MLENRFPNIKVIESGVKQLKSKEHCILTGDGSQLVYKKLCLCAGAKPKLICEGNPYVLGIRDTDSAQEFQKQLTKAKRIMIVGNGGIALELVYEIEGCEVIWAIKDKAIGNTFFDAGAAEFLTSKLIAEKPEAKIAHKRTRYTTEGRKKEAQTKGGAGTLGSALGPDWHEGLNLKGTKEFSHKIHIETMCEVKKIYLQEEFRIAKKKSLPFPRDHHEQSVTTDTEAWPVYVELTNEKIYGCDFIVSATGVTPNTEPFLCGNNFDVGEDGGLKVDDHMHTSVSDIYAAGDVCTASWEPSPVWQQMRLWTQARQMGWYAAKCMAAATLGHSIDMDFSFELFAHITKFFNYKVVLLGKYNAQGLGSDHELMLRCTKGQEYVKVVMQNGRMMGAVLIGETDLEETFENLILNQMDLSSYGEDLLDPNIDLEDYFD, translated from the exons TGCATTTTAACAGGAGATGGCAGTCAGCTTGTGTATAAGAAACTCTGTCTGTGTGCTGGAGCTAAACCCAAATTGATATGTGAAGGAAATCCTTATGTATTAGGAATCCGTGATACAGACAGTGCTCAG gaaTTTCAGAAACAGCTTACTAAAGCTAAAAGAATAATGATCGTAGGGAATGGTGGCATTGCACTTGAACTAgt GTATGAAATTGAAGGCTGTGAAGTCATTTGGGCCATTAAAGACAAAGCTATTGGGAATACTTTCTTTGATGCAGGTGCAGCTGAATTCTTGACTTCAAAGCTCATTGCTGAAAAACCAGAAGCTAAAATTGCACATAAAAGAACCAGATATACAACTGAAG gaagaaaaaaggaagcacaAACCAAAGGTGGTGCTGGCACTTTGGGGAGTGCCTTGGGGCCTGATTGGCATGAAGGCTTGAATCTTAAAGGAACAAAAGAG ttttctcataAGATTCACATTGAAACTATGTGTGAAGTAAAGAAAATCTACCTTCAGGAAGAATTTAGAATTGCTAAGAAAAAGTCCTTGCCTTTTCCAAGAGACCATCATGAGCAGTCAGTCACAACTGATACAG aggcTTGGCCTGTATATGTGGAATTGACCAATGAAAAGATTTATGGCTGTGATTTCATTGTCAGCGCTACAGGAGTTACACCAAATACAGAACCTTTTCTCTGTGGTAACAAT TTTGATGTAGGAGAAGATGGTGGCCTGAAAGTGGACGATCACATGCACACGTCTGTCTCTGATATCTATGCGGCAGGTGATGTCTGCACTGCATCCTGGGAGCCCAGCCCAGTCTGGCAGCAG atgaGGCTCTGGACCCAGGCTAGACAGATGGGATGGTACGCAGCCAAGTGCATGGCTGCAGCTACTTTGGGACATTCTATTGACATGGACTTCAGCTTTGAACTCTTTGCTCATATAACAAAATTCTTTAACTATAAG GTTGTACTGCTGGGAAAATACAATGCACAGGGCTTAGGTTCAGATCATGAATTAATGCTGAGATGCACCAAAGGACAAGAATATGTCAAAGTCGTCATGCAGAATGGGCGCATGATGGGAGCGGTCTTAATTGGTGAAACTGACttagaagaaacatttgaaaacttaattttaaatcaaatggATCTTTCATCATATGGAGAAGATCTGCTGGATCCAAATATTGATTTAGAAGATTATTTTGACTAA